The genomic region GCTGCTGGTGGCCGCCGACACGCAGCGCCCCGCCGCACGCGAGCAGCTCAAGGTCCTCGGCGACCAGATCGGCGTGCCCGTGTTCGAGGTCATGGACGGCGAGCGTCCGGCGCAGGTCGCCGAGCGCCTCGCCTCTCACCTGCGCAAGGACTACCGCGACCTCGTGATCGTCGACACGGCCGGCCGCCTGCAGGTGGACGAGGCGCTGATGGACGAGCTCGCCCAGCTCGCCGCGCTGGTGGGTCCCACGGAGAAGGTGCTCGTCGTCGACGCGATGACGGGCCAGCAGTCGCTGCCCGTGGCGCGCGAGTTCGACCAGCGGGTCGGCGTCACGGGCCTGATCATGACCAAGCTCGACGGCGACGCCCGCGGCGGCGCGGCCCTCTCGGCCAAGCACGTGACGGGCAAGCCCATCTACTTCGCGGGCATGAGCGAGCGGATCGACGGGCTCGAGCCGTTCCACCCCGACCGCGTCGCCGGCCGGATCCTCGGCATGGGCGACGTCCTCACGCTCATCGAGAAGGCCAAGGTCCTCGAGGCCGACGACGGACGGGAGATGCGGGACCTCGGCGACTTCACGCTGCAGGACATGCTCGTGCAGATGCGCCGGCTCAAGCAGATCGGCTCGTTCGGCGAGGTCCTCAGGATGATCCCCGGCGCCGGCAAGCTCCTGCCGCCAGGGGCGGAGGTCGACGAGAAGGAGATCGCCCGCATCGAGGCGATCATCTCGAGCATGAC from Trueperaceae bacterium harbors:
- the ffh gene encoding signal recognition particle protein; this translates as MFQSLGDRLQSVIGGLRGRGRLSEADVKAALREVRVALLEADVNLEVARDFTRRVQEKAVGSEVLTSLQPDQRVIAIVHEELVETLGGKSVQPVLKADGNVWLLMGLQGAGKTTTAGKLAYRYKGQGRRVLLVAADTQRPAAREQLKVLGDQIGVPVFEVMDGERPAQVAERLASHLRKDYRDLVIVDTAGRLQVDEALMDELAQLAALVGPTEKVLVVDAMTGQQSLPVAREFDQRVGVTGLIMTKLDGDARGGAALSAKHVTGKPIYFAGMSERIDGLEPFHPDRVAGRILGMGDVLTLIEKAKVLEADDGREMRDLGDFTLQDMLVQMRRLKQIGSFGEVLRMIPGAGKLLPPGAEVDEKEIARIEAIISSMTEKERANPRILDASRRRRIAKGSGTQVQDINRLVKNYEEMRKLMKRMGRRTAGRGGRRSLFG